A genome region from Populus alba chromosome 5, ASM523922v2, whole genome shotgun sequence includes the following:
- the LOC118061727 gene encoding uncharacterized protein, which yields MSMKSYQINAELLLKEYLLADPLIPYTSITGGIFACKMVYDLTSLFSAVYFKSYSNLTNLQRIEWNNRAISTFHAVFITTMSLYFVFCSDLFSDQPHAGLVTFRSSALSTFALGVSAGYFIADLGMIIWFYPSLGGMEYVIHHFLSLVAVAYSMLTGEGQLYTYMVLISETTTPGINLRWYLDTAGMKKSKAYLLNGVVIFFAWFVARILLFIYLFYHVFLHQYQVKQMHSFGRLLALVVPVVLSVMNLMWFWKIFKGMKKTLAKRH from the exons ATGTCGATGAAATCATACCAAATTAATGCGGAGCTGCTGCTGAAGGAATATTTACTAGCTGATCCTTTGATTCCGTACACTTCTATCACAGGTGGCATTTTTGCTTGCAAGATG GTCTATGATCTTACCAGCTTGTTCAGTGCTGTTTATTTTAAGAGCTATTCCAACCTCACCAATTTGCAACGTATTGAATGGAACAACCG TGCTATATCCACTTTCCATGCTGTTTTCATTACAACGATGTCATTATACTTTGTATTTTGCTCTGATCTCTTCTCTGATCAACCTCACGCTGGCCTTGTTACATTTCGGAGTTCTGCACTGTCTACATTTGCTTTGGGG GTTTCTGCTGGTTATTTCATTGCTGACCTTGGGATGATTATTTGGTTTTATCCTTCTCTGGGTGGGATGGAATAT GTGattcatcattttctttcccTGGTTGCTGTGGCATATTCGATGTTGACTGGGGAGGGGCAACTTTACACCTACATGGTTCTTATCTCTGAGACAACTACTCCTGGAATCAATTTGAGAtg GTATCTTGACACAGCTGGAATGAAGAAGTCTAAAGCATATCTCTTAAACGGGGTTGTGATATTCTTCGCTTGGTTT GTTGCTAGGATACTCTTGTTTATCTACCTGTTTTACCATGTCTTCCTGCACCAATATCAG GTCAAGCAAATGCACTCCTTTGGACGACTCCTGGCACTGGTAGTGCCAGTAGTGCTATCTGTCATGAATCTGATGTGGTTTTGGAAGATTTTCAAAGGAATGAAGA